A region from the bacterium genome encodes:
- the rnpA gene encoding ribonuclease P protein component, with protein MPPVEISYPGVEKKAENGLQLNFVSNKTFTPRDRLIKNKDFDKVFKFGTHMSGNNLTIIRLPAHSRRIGFIISHQIKGAVVRNKLKRRLRELYRQNKEYFKGDYIILVHKGAEQLSYSELKEETLKLVLSGKQIQGVDECVR; from the coding sequence GTGCCTCCGGTAGAAATATCTTATCCAGGCGTAGAAAAAAAGGCAGAAAACGGCTTACAGCTTAACTTTGTGTCAAATAAAACTTTCACCCCTCGCGATAGACTAATTAAGAATAAAGACTTTGATAAAGTATTTAAATTTGGCACCCACATGTCAGGAAACAATCTCACTATTATCCGACTTCCGGCACATAGTAGAAGAATAGGGTTTATTATCAGTCATCAGATAAAAGGAGCTGTGGTGAGAAATAAATTGAAGCGCAGGTTGCGTGAGCTATATAGACAAAACAAAGAGTACTTTAAAGGTGATTATATTATACTTGTACACAAAGGAGCTGAGCAATTAAGCTATTCTGAACTAAAGGAAGAGACTTTGAAATTAGTGTTAAGTGGGAAGCAAATTCAAGGCGTTGATGAGTGTGTAAGATGA
- a CDS encoding amino acid permease — MNLKRELSLIDVFCIASGAMISSGLFILPGLTYAKTGPAVILSYLIAGILVIPTMLAKAELATAMPKAGKEYGCIRSID, encoded by the coding sequence ATGAATTTAAAAAGAGAACTGAGCCTTATTGATGTTTTTTGTATAGCATCGGGTGCTATGATTAGTTCTGGCTTATTTATTTTGCCAGGGCTTACTTATGCAAAGACTGGTCCTGCTGTAATCCTTTCTTATTTGATAGCTGGCATTTTGGTTATACCAACTATGCTTGCAAAGGCTGAACTTGCCACCGCTATGCCAAAGGCAGGTAAGGAGTATGGGTGCATTCGCAGTATTGATTAA
- a CDS encoding DUF86 domain-containing protein codes for MKEEFSGVERHLEKLKGCLEKLEPLKERKLKDFLSNSDLRDIAERNLEIAAQRCIDIGGRIISLEQAEKPKDYREHITRLGELKILPIEFAKRFQISISLWAI; via the coding sequence ATGAAAGAGGAATTCAGCGGTGTAGAGAGGCACTTAGAAAAACTGAAAGGATGCTTAGAAAAATTAGAGCCCCTCAAAGAAAGGAAGCTTAAAGATTTTCTCTCCAATTCCGATTTACGTGACATTGCCGAAAGGAATCTTGAAATTGCAGCTCAACGTTGTATTGACATAGGTGGAAGGATAATCTCATTGGAGCAAGCTGAGAAGCCTAAAGATTATAGAGAGCATATAACACGATTAGGTGAGCTGAAAATCCTTCCAATAGAATTTGCCAAAAGATTTCAGATATCTATAAGTTTATGGGCCATATAA
- a CDS encoding MBL fold metallo-hydrolase produces the protein MDRIVFLGTAGARFTVFRQIRASGGIWITLDDTQVLVDPGPGSLVRCLKSKSKLDPTKLDGIVLSHRHIDHSADVNVMIEAMTEGGYKPRGVIFAPSDALDEDPVVLKYVRKYVKGIEVLKEGGKYKLVNIKIETPIRHLHRGETYGLNLIGKNHQISYVVDTKYFEGISKYYKGDVIIINVVRLKPTEIDHLCLADAKQIIQDSNPKLAILTHFGMTMIKSKPWELADKLSQELRTKVIAASDGMKIEL, from the coding sequence ATGGACCGTATTGTATTTTTAGGGACTGCGGGTGCGCGGTTTACTGTATTCCGTCAAATACGGGCATCTGGTGGTATATGGATTACACTTGATGATACGCAAGTGCTTGTGGACCCGGGTCCTGGCTCGTTAGTTAGATGCTTAAAAAGTAAGTCAAAACTTGACCCAACTAAGCTTGATGGAATAGTTCTATCACATCGGCACATTGACCACTCCGCAGATGTAAATGTGATGATAGAGGCAATGACAGAGGGTGGCTATAAGCCACGCGGAGTAATATTTGCACCAAGTGATGCGTTAGATGAAGACCCGGTTGTATTAAAGTATGTTAGGAAATATGTAAAAGGGATAGAAGTGCTAAAAGAAGGAGGTAAATATAAATTAGTGAATATTAAAATAGAGACCCCTATTAGGCATTTGCATCGTGGTGAGACTTATGGTCTAAATCTTATTGGAAAGAATCACCAAATATCATATGTAGTGGATACAAAGTATTTTGAAGGCATATCTAAATATTACAAGGGGGATGTCATTATAATAAATGTAGTCAGGCTGAAACCGACAGAGATTGACCATTTATGTTTAGCTGATGCCAAGCAAATAATCCAGGATAGTAACCCAAAACTTGCTATTCTAACCCACTTTGGTATGACAATGATAAAGTCAAAGCCGTGGGAATTAGCAGATAAATTATCTCAAGAATTAAGGACTAAAGTAATAGCTGCCAGTGACGGGATGAAAATTGAACTGTAA
- a CDS encoding lysylphosphatidylglycerol synthase transmembrane domain-containing protein, producing MKNILKVLLRIGISGLLLFFILKRVNFKETFELLKNANMRIFLTSFAGYTLLAMSSALRWHRLLLVQDVKVAYRNALAYYLIGFFYNNFLPAVFGGSVIRALYAGRTTGKNKEAFSSVLTELLIGSWAVVSFTIIVIIISFVWFRPVIVKTVIIPILTVFVIASTLIYLFFERGFMRKFKGIVERVKVFELGNKVKEFYNAMYLYREEKKTIFEVILVSFIMQLSIAFMNLSVGISLGFKLPIMSYVVYPTIIGLLATIPITINGLGLREWGYRFFFAQMGLTESQAVTLSLLFYFVGVIGSLAGGIIFPFMKLKPQFHTNNRVSATDKLHDKSKIEDSFGSD from the coding sequence ATGAAGAATATCTTAAAGGTTTTGCTGAGAATAGGGATAAGTGGGTTGCTCCTTTTTTTCATTTTAAAAAGAGTAAATTTTAAAGAGACATTTGAACTCTTGAAAAATGCAAATATGCGCATTTTTTTAACTTCATTTGCTGGTTATACCCTATTAGCCATGAGTAGTGCTTTACGATGGCACCGGTTACTTCTAGTACAAGATGTTAAAGTTGCCTACCGGAACGCACTTGCTTACTATCTAATTGGTTTTTTTTATAACAACTTTTTGCCAGCAGTCTTTGGTGGTAGTGTTATAAGAGCTTTATATGCGGGAAGGACTACAGGAAAGAACAAAGAAGCTTTCTCATCTGTGCTAACAGAATTACTTATTGGGAGTTGGGCGGTTGTTTCTTTTACTATTATTGTAATTATTATATCTTTTGTTTGGTTTAGACCAGTTATAGTAAAAACTGTAATTATACCCATACTTACAGTTTTTGTTATTGCAAGTACTCTCATATATTTATTTTTTGAGCGTGGCTTTATGCGTAAATTTAAAGGTATAGTGGAAAGGGTAAAAGTATTTGAGCTCGGTAATAAAGTGAAAGAGTTCTACAATGCGATGTATCTTTACAGAGAGGAAAAAAAGACTATTTTTGAAGTTATCTTAGTTTCATTTATAATGCAACTCAGTATTGCATTTATGAACTTATCAGTTGGAATATCACTGGGGTTCAAACTTCCTATTATGAGTTATGTAGTTTATCCTACAATAATAGGGCTTTTGGCAACAATACCAATTACTATAAACGGATTAGGACTCAGGGAATGGGGGTATAGGTTTTTCTTTGCACAGATGGGACTGACAGAGTCACAAGCTGTCACCCTCTCTCTACTTTTTTATTTTGTTGGAGTGATAGGAAGTTTAGCAGGTGGAATTATTTTTCCTTTTATGAAGCTCAAACCTCAATTTCACACAAATAATCGTGTTTCAGCTACTGATAAACTACATGACAAATCAAAAATAGAGGATAGTTTTGGGTCTGACTAA
- a CDS encoding glycosyltransferase family 2 protein, whose protein sequence is MVEQKEISQKVSVIIPAYNEEENIPILIKELQNMISNTKLDCEVILVDDGSEDKTYEIAKKCEANYNFMKVIRHRHNFGKTEAILSGLKAASGDLLVLMDADLQYSPSCIPELIQKLDKKYDVVTGWKRGKYGKQAVSRTYNALSRWLFKIPIHDQNSIKLLKREVLEDMTLRKDWHRYIVALACDKKYKVGEVEVEIYPRLYGKSKYGGPIRIIIGILDLIAVKFQVSFMKKPLLLFGTLGGIFLIAGFIIGVIAIYQRFVLNHGFRPLLYLIILLITIGLLLFILGFLAETIAGLHDEIKRMERK, encoded by the coding sequence ATGGTTGAGCAAAAGGAAATAAGTCAAAAAGTTTCAGTAATTATCCCAGCCTATAATGAAGAGGAGAATATTCCTATTTTAATTAAAGAACTACAGAATATGATTTCTAATACCAAGTTGGATTGTGAAGTTATATTAGTAGATGATGGCAGTGAGGATAAGACATATGAAATAGCTAAGAAATGCGAGGCTAATTACAACTTTATGAAAGTAATCAGACATCGCCATAATTTTGGCAAAACCGAAGCTATATTGTCTGGGTTAAAGGCAGCTTCCGGTGATTTATTGGTGTTAATGGATGCAGACCTCCAATATTCACCGTCTTGTATACCAGAACTTATTCAAAAGTTGGACAAAAAGTATGATGTAGTAACAGGTTGGAAAAGAGGTAAATATGGGAAACAAGCTGTTTCCCGGACATATAATGCCCTATCAAGATGGCTATTTAAAATACCAATACATGACCAGAATTCAATAAAGTTATTAAAACGCGAAGTCTTAGAAGATATGACTTTAAGGAAAGATTGGCATCGTTATATAGTGGCACTGGCTTGTGATAAAAAGTATAAAGTAGGTGAAGTGGAGGTAGAAATTTATCCTCGTCTCTATGGTAAATCAAAATATGGTGGTCCTATCAGGATAATTATAGGTATTCTTGACTTAATAGCTGTTAAGTTTCAAGTCTCATTTATGAAGAAACCGCTACTTCTTTTTGGGACATTGGGCGGAATATTTCTGATTGCAGGTTTTATTATTGGGGTTATTGCTATTTATCAGAGGTTTGTCCTTAATCATGGGTTTAGGCCTTTACTTTATTTAATAATTCTATTAATTACTATAGGACTTTTACTCTTTATCTTGGGTTTTTTAGCTGAGACTATAGCTGGTTTACACGATGAGATAAAAAGAATGGAGAGGAAATAA
- a CDS encoding NAD+ synthase — MKNSKCKIKELTAKISKWIKDCVDEGGADGVVLGLSGGVDSSVVAVLSKFALGECVLGLIMPCYSEMSDEEDAMLVAKKFDIRTERVVLDSIYDRLIEIIPQTGRSSVKDKVCLANLKARLRMVTLYYFANKLNYLVAGCGNKSELITGYFTKYGDGGVDILPLGGLLKTEVIELAKELKIQDKIILKPPSAGLWQGQTDEVELGISYTELDKAILAIETGKEMGVDSRIISKVKKLIQSSEHKRLPIPIFKIEKG; from the coding sequence ATGAAAAATTCAAAATGCAAAATTAAAGAGCTTACAGCTAAAATAAGCAAGTGGATAAAGGACTGTGTGGATGAAGGGGGTGCAGATGGTGTTGTTTTAGGCTTAAGTGGCGGAGTTGACTCATCAGTAGTGGCTGTGTTATCAAAATTTGCTTTAGGTGAGTGTGTATTGGGGCTCATAATGCCATGCTATAGTGAGATGTCAGATGAGGAAGATGCCATGCTGGTAGCAAAAAAGTTTGATATTAGGACAGAACGTGTTGTGCTTGATTCAATTTATGATAGGCTTATTGAAATCATTCCGCAAACAGGGAGAAGTTCTGTTAAAGATAAAGTCTGTTTAGCTAATTTAAAGGCAAGACTAAGGATGGTAACTTTGTATTATTTTGCTAATAAACTCAATTACTTAGTAGCTGGTTGTGGAAATAAGAGTGAGCTAATAACAGGCTATTTTACCAAGTATGGAGATGGAGGGGTTGATATCTTACCTTTGGGTGGGCTCTTAAAGACCGAAGTAATAGAGCTTGCAAAGGAGCTTAAAATACAGGATAAAATAATTTTGAAACCGCCATCCGCTGGTTTATGGCAAGGTCAAACAGATGAGGTCGAGTTAGGTATTTCTTACACAGAGCTTGACAAAGCTATATTAGCTATAGAAACTGGTAAAGAGATGGGTGTTGACTCCAGGATTATAAGCAAGGTAAAAAAACTAATCCAATCTTCTGAACATAAAAGATTGCCTATCCCAATTTTTAAGATAGAAAAAGGATGA
- a CDS encoding DUF177 domain-containing protein — MQNTKLKISVRALKEGVSELFYLIPVSTLSIDELASDVAAQLVAIKKMKKVEIKGKIDFSMAMVCSRCLSDFTRQFSEELDSLFLPGMAPVVEELSPEDAKTIFYSGEEIDILPIIRDTILLSIPIKPLCSEACKGLCPICGKNLNEGACLCK, encoded by the coding sequence ATGCAAAATACAAAATTAAAAATTAGTGTTAGGGCATTAAAAGAGGGGGTAAGTGAGTTATTTTACTTAATTCCTGTATCTACTTTATCTATTGACGAGCTTGCCTCTGATGTAGCTGCCCAGCTTGTGGCAATTAAGAAGATGAAAAAAGTTGAAATTAAAGGTAAAATAGATTTTAGCATGGCTATGGTATGTTCGAGGTGTCTAAGTGATTTTACTCGTCAGTTTAGTGAAGAACTTGACAGCTTATTTTTACCTGGTATGGCACCGGTTGTAGAGGAGCTCTCGCCTGAAGATGCAAAAACTATCTTTTATAGTGGTGAAGAAATAGACATCTTACCTATTATTCGAGATACAATCCTACTTTCAATTCCTATTAAACCACTTTGTAGTGAAGCTTGTAAAGGACTATGTCCTATATGTGGTAAGAATTTAAACGAGGGCGCTTGTTTATGTAAATGA
- the yidD gene encoding membrane protein insertion efficiency factor YidD, translating to MKRLLILILKFYHKLLAPFLPPACKFYPSCSGYMIEAIEKHGILHGLILGIWRVLRCNPWNSGGYDPVP from the coding sequence ATGAAAAGACTTTTAATTCTAATTCTCAAATTTTACCATAAACTTTTAGCCCCGTTTTTACCACCTGCTTGCAAGTTTTATCCAAGCTGTTCTGGGTATATGATAGAGGCAATAGAAAAACATGGTATTTTGCATGGGCTTATATTAGGGATATGGAGAGTACTACGCTGTAACCCTTGGAACTCTGGTGGGTATGATCCAGTACCATAA
- the rpmH gene encoding 50S ribosomal protein L34 has product MKPTYHPSKIRRKRRCGFRHRMKSASGRNILSRRRKKGRKRLTA; this is encoded by the coding sequence ATGAAGCCTACATATCATCCATCAAAGATAAGGCGTAAAAGGAGATGCGGCTTTAGGCACAGGATGAAAAGTGCCTCCGGTAGAAATATCTTATCCAGGCGTAGAAAAAAAGGCAGAAAACGGCTTACAGCTTAA
- a CDS encoding DUF86 domain-containing protein produces the protein MQDEVLKRASTRSFEIIGEAVKNLSSDFKNKYKKFEWKRIAAMRDKIIHFYFGVNWNIVWQAIKEKLPSLKNEFEAVIKELEKNET, from the coding sequence TTGCAAGATGAAGTTTTAAAGCGAGCCTCTACAAGAAGTTTTGAGATTATTGGTGAAGCAGTAAAGAATTTGTCTTCTGACTTTAAAAATAAATATAAAAAATTTGAATGGAAAAGAATTGCAGCAATGCGAGATAAGATTATTCATTTTTATTTTGGAGTAAATTGGAATATTGTTTGGCAAGCTATTAAAGAAAAACTACCTTCTCTTAAAAATGAATTTGAAGCCGTAATTAAGGAATTGGAAAAGAATGAAACTTAA
- the tig gene encoding trigger factor, with protein MEVEIKEPKEYERLLEIKIPTEKVKDKIDSLYQKYQKTLHINGFRKGKIPIYIIKGKFGDSIKEEAISDTIQEAYKEVIEKENFSPITQGIIKESKFSDEDGLHFKISFEVIPDIKPKNYKGIEVEDLPTTVSDKEVEVALLKLQDSKSIYTPLLIMRGALPGDMVSVDYEILYEDKGIIRKNKVSNYAIILGAPEVPQEITQGLINSIPGDRRKVVIRYPIDLKDEKLRGKLVEYEFVVREVKEKKLPEIDDEFAKDIGFNSLQELKYQIENEIKKEKENIAKSKILTQIINSLIADNPFEPPTSIVNAYLRPMLKRVGTNIDEETRKNLDEVAIWRAKREILLDQIAKLEDIKLTEEEIKSKLVENQKVSYEDTVKSLKKEGIFDSLIEEFKREKVLDFLVNCAKIKIGG; from the coding sequence ATGGAAGTAGAAATCAAAGAGCCTAAAGAATACGAGAGGCTGTTGGAAATCAAAATACCGACAGAGAAAGTTAAAGATAAGATTGATAGTCTCTATCAGAAATATCAAAAGACATTACATATAAATGGATTTAGAAAAGGTAAAATTCCTATATATATCATAAAGGGTAAATTTGGCGACAGCATTAAAGAGGAGGCAATAAGTGATACTATACAGGAAGCTTACAAAGAGGTGATTGAAAAAGAGAATTTCTCACCCATTACTCAGGGTATAATTAAAGAGAGTAAATTTAGTGATGAAGATGGGTTACATTTTAAGATAAGTTTTGAAGTTATCCCTGATATAAAACCTAAAAATTACAAAGGAATTGAAGTAGAAGATTTGCCAACTACAGTAAGTGATAAAGAGGTTGAAGTTGCGCTTTTAAAATTACAGGACTCAAAATCAATTTACACTCCTTTATTAATTATGAGGGGTGCGTTACCCGGTGATATGGTAAGTGTGGACTACGAAATACTCTATGAAGATAAAGGAATAATAAGAAAAAACAAAGTCTCCAATTACGCTATCATACTTGGCGCCCCAGAAGTTCCGCAAGAGATAACACAGGGGCTCATAAACTCTATACCCGGCGATAGACGTAAAGTAGTAATTAGATATCCAATAGATTTAAAAGATGAAAAATTAAGAGGAAAATTAGTTGAATATGAATTTGTAGTCCGTGAAGTAAAAGAAAAAAAGCTACCTGAAATAGATGACGAATTTGCAAAAGATATTGGATTTAACTCTTTACAAGAGCTTAAATACCAAATAGAAAATGAAATTAAAAAAGAAAAAGAAAATATAGCTAAGTCAAAAATACTGACCCAAATTATAAACTCACTTATAGCTGATAATCCATTTGAACCACCGACTTCAATTGTTAATGCATATTTGAGACCTATGCTTAAAAGAGTGGGAACTAATATTGACGAAGAGACCCGAAAAAATCTTGATGAAGTTGCAATATGGAGGGCGAAGCGTGAAATTTTACTTGACCAAATTGCTAAATTAGAGGATATTAAGCTTACAGAAGAAGAGATAAAGTCTAAATTAGTAGAGAATCAGAAAGTCAGTTATGAAGATACTGTAAAATCACTGAAGAAAGAAGGAATCTTTGATTCTCTAATAGAAGAATTTAAGCGAGAAAAGGTGCTTGATTTTTTGGTTAATTGTGCAAAAATAAAAATAGGAGGGTAA
- a CDS encoding nucleotidyltransferase domain-containing protein, with product MNKRLIEIANRRKEIILMYIFGSMTYGKIGALSDYDIAILVNKKVPYNYKYQVHSELCEALNTGKVDLVVLNSAPIELAYNIIYYSNW from the coding sequence GTGAATAAAAGACTTATAGAAATTGCTAATCGTAGGAAGGAGATAATTTTAATGTATATTTTCGGTTCCATGACTTACGGTAAAATAGGAGCCTTAAGTGATTATGACATTGCTATTCTTGTGAACAAGAAAGTCCCGTATAACTATAAGTATCAAGTTCATAGTGAGCTATGTGAGGCATTAAATACTGGTAAAGTAGACCTTGTAGTATTAAATTCTGCTCCCATTGAATTGGCATATAATATTATATATTATAGCAACTGGTAA
- a CDS encoding nucleotidyltransferase family protein, which translates to MKTKILTDKIIFQLLKKHEDMLKKHGVKKIGLFGSYIRGKQKERSDLDFLVEFETPNFDDFMDLVFFLEELFGKKVELITNGSLSPYIQPYVEKEVKWYETKFTIS; encoded by the coding sequence ATGAAGACAAAAATACTTACAGACAAAATTATATTTCAATTATTAAAAAAGCATGAGGATATGTTAAAAAAACACGGGGTTAAAAAAATAGGTCTTTTCGGTTCCTATATTAGAGGTAAACAAAAAGAAAGAAGTGACTTAGATTTTCTTGTAGAGTTTGAAACCCCCAACTTTGATGATTTTATGGATTTAGTTTTTTTTCTTGAAGAATTATTTGGTAAAAAAGTTGAACTAATAACAAATGGTAGTTTAAGTCCTTATATTCAACCGTATGTAGAAAAGGAAGTTAAATGGTATGAAACAAAATTTACCATATCTTAA
- a CDS encoding ATP-dependent Clp protease proteolytic subunit, translated as MNLIPMVIEKTTYGERAYDIFSRLLKERIVMISGEITDPVASTAIAQLLFLESEDPDKDVHLYIDSIGGIVSSGLAIYDTIQYIKPAVSTICMGMAASIAALLLASGTKGKRYALPHTRVLIHQPMGGISGQAVDIAIHAQEIVKIRDELNQILAFHTGNPVEKIAKDTDRNFWMSATEAKEYGIIDRVISKRTDIKK; from the coding sequence ATGAACTTAATTCCAATGGTAATAGAAAAAACTACTTATGGGGAGCGTGCTTATGATATATTCTCACGTCTTTTGAAGGAGCGAATAGTAATGATAAGTGGCGAAATCACTGACCCTGTGGCTTCAACAGCAATAGCACAGTTACTATTCCTTGAGTCAGAAGACCCTGATAAGGACGTTCACTTATATATTGATTCTATCGGTGGCATCGTTTCATCCGGGCTTGCTATATATGACACAATCCAATATATAAAGCCGGCTGTCTCCACAATCTGTATGGGGATGGCAGCTTCAATAGCCGCACTGTTACTTGCATCAGGGACGAAGGGTAAACGATATGCACTACCACATACAAGAGTGCTCATCCATCAACCTATGGGTGGAATATCAGGCCAAGCTGTCGATATTGCTATACATGCACAAGAAATAGTTAAAATAAGGGATGAACTAAACCAAATACTTGCATTTCATACAGGTAATCCTGTTGAGAAGATAGCAAAGGATACTGACAGAAACTTTTGGATGTCTGCTACTGAGGCAAAAGAATATGGAATTATTGATAGAGTGATAAGTAAAAGGACGGATATCAAAAAATGA